The genomic interval CGAGTACGGGCTCAAGGTGCTCGGCATGATGGAGGCGCCGGGTCCCGATCCGAACGCCCTCTATCTGCGCATGGACGAATTCCCGGCGCGCCTGGTGATCGTGCCGGGCGAAAAGGACCGGCTGCTGGTGTCCGGCTGGGAAGTCACCAATGCCGGTGCGCTACAGCAGCTTCGGGAGCGGCTGTCGGCGGCCGGGGTGGCGTTCAAGGAAGCCACCAAAGAAGAGCTCGCGGACCGTCGCGTCGAAGGCATGATCCGGTTCGAGGACCCCTCCGCCAACGTGCTCGAGGCGTTCTACGGTGCGCAGTATGTCGCCAAGCGGTTCGTCAGTCCCTACGGCCACAAGTTCGTCACCGACGAGCAGGGTCTCGGGCACGTGGTGCTGACCTGCACCGACGACGCGGCGGCGCAGGATTTCTACCAGGGCGTGCTCGGGTTCCGGTTGCGCGATTCGATGCGGCTGCCACCGCAGTTCGTGGGCCGGCCGGCCGACGGTGATCCGGCCTGGCTGCGCTTCTACGGCTGCAATCCGCGGCACCACTCGCTGGCGTTCCTGCCGATGCCGAATCCGACCGGGATCGTGCACCTGATGGTCGAAGTGGAGAACTCCGACGATGTCGGTCTCTGCCTGGATCGCGCCATCCGCAAGAAGGTGAAGATGTCGGCCACGCTCGGGCGGCACATCAACGACAAGATGCTGTCGTTCTACATGAAGACGCCGGGCGGGTTCGATATCGAATTCGGTTGCGAAGGACTGGAAGTCGAAGACGATCTGTCATGGATCGCCCGCGAGTCCACGGCGGTGAGCCTGTGGGGTCACGACTTCTCGATTCAGGCCCGCCAGCAATGAGTGCGGTCGCCCCCGACGAGGTGCCGGGCATCGATCCACGCGCGTTTCGCACCGTGCTGGGCCAGTTCTGCACCGGCATCACCGTTATCA from Nocardia goodfellowii carries:
- the hsaC gene encoding iron-dependent extradiol dioxygenase HsaC, translating into MSIRALGYMRIEATDMAAWREYGLKVLGMMEAPGPDPNALYLRMDEFPARLVIVPGEKDRLLVSGWEVTNAGALQQLRERLSAAGVAFKEATKEELADRRVEGMIRFEDPSANVLEAFYGAQYVAKRFVSPYGHKFVTDEQGLGHVVLTCTDDAAAQDFYQGVLGFRLRDSMRLPPQFVGRPADGDPAWLRFYGCNPRHHSLAFLPMPNPTGIVHLMVEVENSDDVGLCLDRAIRKKVKMSATLGRHINDKMLSFYMKTPGGFDIEFGCEGLEVEDDLSWIARESTAVSLWGHDFSIQARQQ